One window of the Eucalyptus grandis isolate ANBG69807.140 chromosome 6, ASM1654582v1, whole genome shotgun sequence genome contains the following:
- the LOC120294572 gene encoding probable LRR receptor-like serine/threonine-protein kinase At3g47570, which produces MSENKFGGVLPKCIGNLSTTLTTLVIEGNQISGEILEEIGNLVNLEALAMRANHLSSGIPSNLGNLQNLVILALRRNDLQGNIPPSFGNLTKLIELYLSENNFQGQIPSHLSNCRSLIFLDLANNNLSGAIPPQLIGLSSLAIILDLSHNHLTGVLPIEVGNLRALTALDISNNLLGGEIPDSLGDCTSLIALIIGGNFFHGSIPQSIRSLGGIEEMDLSRNNLSGQILEFLTIFHSLKVLNLSYNKFQGMLPCEGVFKNATGTSIIGNNELCGGLPEFHLPNCIFKGSKRRKTNIMILSISVIFGVLGTSLFLALICLFRLKKKVNKPVSSLTNDSHSNVSYGTLLKATDGFSSMSLIGVGSFGSVYRGILEGDGTIVAVKVLHLMRRGALKGFIVECEALRNIRHRNLLKILTVCSSIDYQGNDFKALVYQFMDNGNLERWLHPNTTSSHRNELPKKLNFIWRINIAIDVASALDYLHHRCHIPIVHCDLKPSNVLLDAQMVAHVGDFGLAKFLLGSSPNILANQMSSMGLRGTIGYAPPEYAMGCEVSREGDIYSYGILLLEMFTGLSPIDDKFGDNLTLRSFVMAALSERALEITDHILLLERESRFDPNSPESNDIFQECLVMVYNIGVACSNEVPIRRMSISGVANQLQKTREKLFALGFQEQDELP; this is translated from the exons ATGTCGGAGAACAAGTTTGGTGGGGTGTTACCAAAATGCATAGGTAATTTATCTACTACTCTCACGACACTTGTAATAGAAGGTAATCAAATATCCGGTGAGATTCTAGAAGAAATTGGGAATCTTGTCAACCTGGAAGCATTGGCTATGCGTGCCAACCATCTTTCAAGTGGTATACCCTCAAATTTGGGGAATCTACAAAATCTAGTGATATTGGCCTTACGTAGAAACGACTTGCAAGGGAATATCCCACCTTCTTTTGGAAATCTAACCAAGTTGATTGAACTGTATCTCAGCGAGAACAACTTTCAAGGGCAAATTCCTTCCCATCTATCAAATTGCCGgtctcttatttttcttgatctgGCTAATAACAATCTCAGTGGTGCCATACCTCCACAGCTTATAGGTCtctcatcattagcaatcattttGGACTTGTCTCATAACCATCTGACTGGGGTTCTACCTATAGAAGTTGGCAACTTGAGAGCTTTGACTGCATTGGACATCTCGAACAATTTGTTGGGAGGTGAAATCCCCGATAGTTTGGGCGATTGCACTTCTTTGATTGCATTGATTATTGGGGGCAACTTCTTCCATGGGTCCATTCCTCAATCAATCAGATCGTTAGGAGGCATTGAAGAGATGGATCTTTCACGCAACAATTTGTCGGGTCAGATTCTAGAATTCTTAACAATATTTCATTCCTTGAAAGTCTTGAATTTGTCCTATAATAAATTTCAAGGCATGCTACCATGCGAAGGAGTCTTTAAGAATGCTACTGGTACTTCCATTATTGGGAATAATGAGCTTTGCGGCGGATTGCCAGAATTTCACCTCCCCAACTGCATCTTTAAAGGCTCAAAGAGAAGAAAGACTAATATAATGATATTGTCCATTTCTGTTATTTTTGGAGTTCTTGGaacatctctttttcttgctcttATATGTCTTTTTCggttgaagaagaaagtaaataaaCCAGTTTCAAGTTTGACAAACGATTCGCATTCGAACGTATCTTATGGAACACTCCTAAAAGCGACAGATGGATTTTCTTCAATGAGTTTGATTGGTGTTGGAAGCTTTGGTTCTGTATATAGGGGGATACTCGAGGGTGATGGGACTATTGTTGCAGTGAAAGTGCTTCATTTAATGCGCCGCGGTGCTCTGAAAGGCTTCATAGTCGAGTGTGAGGCATTAAGGAATATTAGACATCGAAATCTTTTAAAGATATTGACAGTTTGCTCGAGTATTGattatcaaggaaatgattttaAGGCCTTAGTCTATCAATTCATGGACAATGGAAACCTAGAAAGGTGGCTGCATCCAAACACAACATCATCTCATAGGAATGAGCTTCCAAAAAAGTTAAATTTCATTTGGAGGATAAATATTGCTATTGATGTTGCTTCTGCACTAGATTATCTTCATCACAGGTGTCACATCCCCATCGTTCATTGTGATTTAAAACCGAGCAATGTCCTCTTAGATGCTCAAATGGTCGCACATGTGGGCGACTTTGGATTGGCAAAGTTCCTTCTTGGATCATCCCCTAATATTCTAGCCAATCAGATGAGCTCAATGGGTCTTAGAGGGACAATTGGTTATGCTCCACCAG AATATGCAATGGGATGCGAGGTCTCAAGAGAAGGAGATATCTACAGTTACGGTATTCTCTTACTAGAGATGTTCACGGGATTGAGTCCCATCGATGACAAATTTGGGGACAATTTGACTCTCCGTAGTTTTGTCATGGCAGCTTTATCTGAACGAGCCTTGGAAATTACAGATCACATTCTACTTCTAGAAAGAGAGAGTCGTTTTGATCCCAATAGTCCCGAAAGCAATGACATATTTCAAGAGTGTTTGGTTATGGTATATAATATTGGAGTGGCTTGTTCCAATGAAGTGCCTATAAGACGGATGAGCATCAGCGGTGTTGCAAATCAATTGCAAAAGACTAGGGAAAAGCTTTTTGCattgggttttcaggaacaggATGAACTACCATAG
- the LOC104450973 gene encoding uncharacterized protein LOC104450973, whose translation MSSMGLRGTIVYAPPGNLFLPPSVKPRKSIYLKAIEGFFCEMCGRICNRKPDQEKAMPTVNGILLLEMFMRFCTTDDTFKDNLTFIVMWQHLCLNECGKLQTTFCFKKETNTSLALAF comes from the exons ATGAGCTCAATGGGTCTAAGAGGGACAATTGTTTATGCTCCGCCAGGCAatctcttcctccctccctctgtcAAACCAAGAAAGTCTATTTACCTAAAAGCTATCGAAGGATTTTTCTGTGAG ATGTGTGGCAGAATATGCAATCGAAAGCCTGATCAAGAGAAGGCGATGCCTACAGTTAATGGCATTCTCTTGCTAGAGATGTTCATGAGATTTTGCACCACCGATGACACATTCAAGGACAATTTGACGTTCATAGTCATGTGGCAGCATCTTTGCCTCAATGAGTGCGGGAAATTACAGACCACATTCTGCTTCAAGAAAGAGACCAACACATCTTTAGCATTGGCTTTCTGA
- the LOC104450974 gene encoding uncharacterized protein LOC104450974: protein MASKFAGSVDYGLALSKRIYYGKGAATAPDPPAMSRSPDDYLPTAPMVYAVVPDPTAVDNPDVPSYQPYVHGRCDPPALVPLQMHEMAMEVDCYLDTAFVSMTGRWRVHCIMTSRRCDCQVAIPMGEQGLLLGIEVDVAGRSYNSQLIIVEDIEDMSAEVGKAKDGNFLNSQTFMFKVPQVYGGSTISVKANWSQKLTYQGYQFSLRIPFTFPSYVNPVVSKMPKKEKVLLNVNSGTVIELLHNHISHPLKDLRREAGKLSCLYEAEAPTWSSQDFKFSYSVSTTNISGGVLLQSPSLHDTDQRDIFCFYFYPGKNQSGKVYSKEVVYVIDISASMENLLMNVKNAILESLSRLTQQDSFNIIAFNNEVHSFSSLMEPATPEAISNATQWISANFAANGGTDILFPLEQAMKLLAETTGSIPFIFLVTDGAVENEREICNKVKDHCSSGLPICPRICTFGIGAYCNNYFLQMLSQIGRGYHDAAYDAELVELRMQRWLANALSIMMADITVDALENLDSLEIYPSQIPDLSSGSPLIVSGRFSGKFPELARVSGVLADRSVCTIDLKVQHVKDVPIDRLLAKRQIDDLTAQAWFQKNTQLAEKVARMSIQSRVPSEYTWMILLETVREKITSDVTLEVPEKVNFKKMLDLKGQRVILLGNLGKGFGNLTATVKNIPPGVEEKTSDAANVLVKAASNCCGKLMDRICCMCFIQTCSYVNDRCAVALSQLCTGLACFGCIDCCFDLCECCSCL, encoded by the exons ATGGCCAGCAAGTTCGCGGGCTCCGTCGACTACGGCCTCGCGCTCTCCAAGCGGATTTACTACGGCAAGGGCGCCGCCACGGCCCCGGACCCGCCGGCCATGTCGAGGTCCCCCGACGACTACCTCCCGACGGCGCCGATGGTCTACGCCGTGGTGCCGGACCCGACGGCGGTGGACAACCCCGACGTGCCGAGCTACCAGCCGTACGTCCACGGCCGGTGCGATCCGCCGGCGCTGGTGCCGCTTCAGATGCACGAGATGGCGATGGAGGTGGATTGCTACCTGGACACGGCGTTCGTGAGCATGACCGGGCGGTGGCGCGTGCACTGCATAATGACCAGCAGGAGGTGCGATTGTCAAGTCGCGATACCGATGGGAGAGCAG GGTTTGCTTCTAGGTATTGAGGTAGATGTTGCTGGAAGATCATATAACAGTCAACTGATCATTGTGGAAGATATAGAAGATATGAGTGCCGAAGTGGGAAAAGCTAAAGATGGGAACTTTTTGAATTCCCAGACTTTCATGTTTAAAGTTCCACAG GTTTATGGAGGGTCAACGATATCAGTGAAGGCAAATTGGTCTCAGAAGTTAACATATCAAGGATACCAGTTTTCCTTACGCATACCTTTTACCTTTCCTTCATATGTAAATCCCGTCGTTAGCAAGATGccgaagaaagaaaaggtgCTGTTGAATGTGAACTCTGGTACTGTCATAGAACTGCTACATAATCATATCAGCCACCCGCTGAAG GACTTGCGGCGCGAGGCTGGTAAATTAAGTTGCTTGTATGAAGCAGAAGCTCCAACATGGTCGAGTCAGGACTTCAAATTTTCTTATTCC GTTTCAACGACAAACATATCAGGGGGTGTGCTCTTGCAATCTCCATCTCTACATGATACTGACCAACGAGACATCTTCTGCTTCTATTTTTACCCTGGAAAAAACCAGAGTGGCAAG GTCTATTCAAAAGAAGTTGTGTATGTCATTGATATAAGTGCGAGCATGGAAAACCTTCTGATGAATGTAAAAAACGCAATATTGGAATCGCTTTCAAGGCTCACTCAGCAGGATTCTTTCAACATAATAGCTTTCAACAATGAAGTTCACTCATTCTCCTCGTTGATGGAGCCAGCGACACCAGAGGCGATCTCAAATGCGACCCAATGGATTAGTGCCAACTTTGCAGCTAATGGTGGCACAGACATCTTGTTTCCTCTAGAACAG GCAATGAAGTTGTTGGCGGAAACCACTGGTTCAATACCATTCATTTTCCTAGTCACAGATGGGGCTGTTGAAAATGAGCGAGAGATCTGCAATAAAGTGAAGGATCATTGCTCAAGTGGACTACCAATTTGTCCTCGCATATGCACCTTTGGAATAG gTGCATACTGCAACAATTACTTTCTCCAGATGCTTTCTCAAATTGGAAGGGGTTATCATGATGCTGCCTATGATGCAG AGTTAGTTGAACTTAGAATGCAAAGGTGGCTTGCCAATGCGTTGTCAATCATGATGGCTGATATCACAGTGGACGCTCTGGAAAATCTTGATTCACTTGAG ATATATCCCTCTCAAATTCCAGACCTTTCATCGGGAAGTCCATTAATTGTATCAGGCAGATTTTCTGGGAAATTTCCGGAGCTTGCAAGAGTTAGTGGTGTTTTGGCGGATAGGAGCGTCTGCACGATAGATCTGAAAGTGCAACATGTGAAGGATGTCCCTATTGACAGA CTACTTGCAAAGAGACAAATTGATGACCTCACAGCACAGGCTTGGTTTCAAAAAAATACACAGCTTGCGGAGAAG GTTGCAAGAATGAGCATACAATCACGGGTTCCATCGGAGTATACATGGATGATCTTACTCGAAACTGTCCGTGAGAAAATAACATCTGATGTTACACTAGAG GTGCCTGAAAAAGTAAATTTCAAGAAGATGCTGGACTTGAAGGGCCAGAGGGTAATTTTGCTGGGAAATTTGGGTAAAGGCTTCGGTAACTTGACTGCAACAGTGAAGAATATTCCACCAGGAGTCGAAGAGAAGACGTCGGATGCTGCTAATGTCTTGGTCAAGGCAGCTTCGAATTGTTGCGGCAAGCTGATGGATCGCATCTGTTGCATGTGCTTCATCCAAACTTGCTCCTATGTGAATGACCGGTGCGCAGTCGCTCTTTCGCAACTCTGCACCGGCCTCGCTTGTTTTGGGTGCATCGATTGTTGTTTCGATCTCTGTGAATGTTGTTCATGTCTCTAG